In Ornithorhynchus anatinus isolate Pmale09 chromosome 5, mOrnAna1.pri.v4, whole genome shotgun sequence, the DNA window GTGAGGATTTCAAAATGTGTTCGTACCataacctctgtctctcccttgctGATGCTAATTGTGCCTGATTCCGGAAGGCCTTTTTTCCATTCAGCTCAGAGTGACTTAGCGATTCTATCTAATTCATCCTCTCCACATGGATGGAGATATTATTAATGTGACCTTTGACCTCTATCCAGCCTggacttccctccccctttacatctgacagaacaccacttaccccattttcaaaatcacatctcctcttaggAGCTTTCCCTGAGTAAACTCTCGTCCCCCTACCCAatcccattttcccttccttctgggtttcctatgcacttggatccatacctCCTTAAGCACACTGataacccccaacccccaaagaactcataataattgtgatatttggtaagtgcttactatgtgccaagcattgtactaaacaatggggtagaatcaagacaatcaggtcccacatggggctcacagtctaaacaagaggaagaacaggttttgaatccccagtttgcagatgaggaaacaggtccagagaagttgagtgacttatccaaggtcacacatccaggAAGTAGCTGAGCTGAGTTTTAAACACAGATCCtctactcccagacccaggctctttccactaggtaacaccgCTTCTCTATGAAAATATCTTTATATTATTATGCTTcctcctgcaatttattttactgtttcccccactagattgtaagctcctaatggCAAGATTCATTTCTACAAACTCCACTGATCTCTCAAATGCTtgatatagtgctccacacacagaaaatgctcagcaaatatcattgattgataaggcAGGGAGTAGCAAAATCATTTTAAGATCAGTAGGGGTTGGAGAATAGAATAGTAGAGGGAGAAGCAAAGATCATTTTAAGGTCAGTGGTGGAGAGTGAATAGAAGACACATTCTTTCCTTTCAATGGGGAGAAATTAGtttggaaaaaaggaggaaatgaaaaagagaaaaaatttgGCATTTGGAActatgtgttgtgggcagggaatggatctgcttaatgttaagttgtactctcccaagtacatagtgcagtgctctgcacacagtaaggactcaataaatatgattaaacgaATGAAAGTGAAAAAACAATAGCTGTCAGTCCTGAAAGGAAGGGATGTGGTGACATAAGAGCAAGAGGAATTCTCATGTTGCTTTGACCTTTGGATCACTCCAGGTTTATCAGTTGTAGATTCATTGATCCATCCTTGCTCTTGGTCTCAGTCAAAAGAACCATTTACCACCCAAGAGAGCTCATCACTACTGCACTACTTTCACATGAGGCTGAACCCAGTAGAGAGGTCCTGAGAGTTGTCCAATTTGGAACTCCTAGTTATTTCCTGACAGCACCAACAGCACTGAATAGTAGAGAGAGCCTGTCATCTAGTAGAGTTTTGCTCCCAACTCTGATGTCATCCTGCTGGGTGATCACTGgattaacctccctgtgcctcagtttcttcatgggcCAAACAAAGATCATAATGGCTGCACCTCTTACCTCATAAGGACATGGCGAGGATAAAGCGAGATCTGAGCATGCTTTCAAAAAATGAAAGGGATTTAAGGCAGCATTATGTCCTGAACTTGCTAGGGACCAGAACCTGCAGGAACATGTTGGAGCAATCACAGATTTCAGAAGAAAAGCGTTCCTCAGGATAACTTCACCTTAGAAGTTTTATTTGCTTGCAGCACTCTTTTTCTTGTCTACAGCAGCTATTTCATCCTTTGAAGCAGATTTTCCCAACATTCAGATTATTTCCAGTGTGGAGAAaataaggaaaagagggagagtcgGGTCAGTAAGGGTGAAGTCAAAAAGCAGGCAACGGCAGATGTCCTTTTACAGaaataaatttgatttttttctcttcctgcaGGTCAGTGTTTTAACCACCCTGGAGCGCAGATTCAACTTGCAGAGCGCGGATGTGGGTGTGATAGCCAGCAGCTTTGAGATCGGGAACTTGGCCCTCATCCTCTTTGTGAGCTACTTTGGGGCCAGGGGCCACCGGCCGCGTTTAATTGGCTGTGGGGGGATCGTCATGGCCCTGGgcgccctcctctctgccctcccagagTTCCTCACCCACCAGTACAAGTACGAGTCTGGGGAGATCCGTTGGGGAGCTGAAGGCAGGGATGTGTGTGCTGCGAATGGGTCCACCAGCGATGAGGGACCAGATCCGGATCTAATCTGCAGGAACAGGACTGCAACCAACATGATGTATTTGCTCCTCATTGGAGCACAGGTCCTACTGGGGATTGGTGCTACCCCTGTACAACCTCTGGGAGTCTCCTACATCGATGACCACGTGAGAAGGAAAGATTCTTCTCTCTACATAGGTAAGTTGCTTCGACCAGCTGGGTGGCGCCGTCTGTGGGGTGATGGTTCAGTTTCAGTGAACTTGATGTATTACAGACCTAATGTAaattgaagaggaaaaaaaggatctGCCCTTTTCACTTAGGGTCTTATTTTTGTGGGAGATCTCCCAGGGAGCCTTTGATCGTGACTACCAGGATGCAGTTTCAGAGTTTATTTGTCCTCTCCATCATGGCCATGATGATATCTTCCCCCATTGACTAATGTCTTCTCACTCCAAGCCAGATTGACAGATGTAAGAATCATTTCCTTCTCCTATCATTAGTTCACCAGAGGCTTCATAACCCCATCTTCAGTTTCTGATTTAGTAACTGGTGGGAAGCTTtgcaaagactgtaagctcactgtgggcagaaaatatgtcagtttatttttgtattgtactcttccaagtgcttagaacagtgttttgcacacagtaagtgctcaataaatatgactgaatgaaagagatgatgtGATTCAGAACAAAAACAAATCATACACCCTCTTCTCTTGGAATAATTTCACATTTATTCGCTcattcaatttactgagcacctacagatGTATATCATTGTGTTATGgaattcttgggagagaacagttcagTAGACGTAAAGTAAAAATAAGTAGTCCTGCTCTTGGGGAGCTGACAAACTTAGGTTATATGTTGAGTTCTATGCCTGGAGCATCCAGGTCTTTTGTTAAGCAGGGAGATAAATGCATTTTCTCAGACTGGATGTTGGAATGTctggagagagaggatgaaaTGCCCCTTTACCCTCCTTCATAAATTTCACATGTGTGTCTCAGAAGGCACTCAAACAACATCCTCATGCTTAAAACAGAATAAGATTCTCTTATTAAAACATAATAAGTTTCTGTTGGTAAGTAGTGTCCTCTGTACTCTGATTTctgaaagtctttttttttccttaatgttagttgctaagctcttactaagtaccaaacaactgtactaaacactgggttagctacatgttaatcagattggacacagtctatgtcccacacggggttcagagtctttatccccactctgcagatgaggtatctgagacatggagaagttaagtgacttgcccaaggtctcacagaaaacaagtagtagagctggaattagaacccaagtcctttgtctcccaggccctttgctctttccactgaccataCTGCTGATGCCATGCTGTTTTTTAAGTCCTCATTAGTCTTAAGAATAATGTCAGGTCAATCTAGAAAATGTCCTTCTTCACCACAGAAAATTGTATGAAGCCTAATTAAATCTGAGTTGGATAAATCTGGGACTGCTTTATGGGGCCAAAACACTAAGCCAGATTTGATCACTTCAGACATCCCAGAGTGCTCACTACATCTCCAAACAAGCCaccttcagcatttatgtatattcaaTTTCATATTCAGCTGTCTCATCCTGACATATCCTTGTTACTCTCTGTTACATCTGTGTTCTTCCTGCTCTCACTTTTTAGATATAATTTGTATCTGTCTTCACCATTAGATTATGAGAACCGAGAGTAAAAGTTCATGTCTTTTACTTTTGTTGAACtcatcttccaaatgcttagtacttccTAAAATGCATCTCTAGAGATTTCCTTAGAGCAGCCCCCTGATACAGGAGGAGgtatgaaatgagaagcagtgtggcctagtagaaagaatccaggctgggtgttagaggacctgagttttaacccTGGTTCCGCTATTGCCTGCCTTGTAACCTTAGGCAataactgaacttctctgtggctgtttcctcatctgtaaaatgggaacctggctctgctattaatgatgatggtatttgttaagcacttacttgcctGTTtcatgatcttggccaagtcacctaacttgtctgtgaatgtttcctcatctgtaaaatgagaatttcttCCTTCTTAGTCTGCGAGCCcaaggtggtacagggactgtgtccaacctgattatcttgaatctacttcagtgcctagagcaatgcttggcatgtgataagcgcttaagaaatatcacaattattagtaataggTGCTCTGTAAagcaattgaatgattgagtcaTCAGGGTATTCCCTTGCAACATAGAGGAATCCCTCAGAGACAAGGACACTCAGTGTCCATCGGAAGGAGCCTTGACTGGACTGGCCCAAAGGAGAAAAACATTTGTTAGAATATCTCAACAGGTAGAGGGGCTGGCAATGAGAGGGTCTTATCAGACAGGACCTCATCGGACACATCTCCACACGTTCACTTATCTAAGTGGGCCaagagcagcatggtatagtggatagagcacgggcctgggagtcagaaggtcatggtttctaattccagctctgccacttgtctgcagtgtgaccttgggcaaatcatttcacttctctgtgcctgttacctcatctgttaaatggggattgagactgtgagccccaagtgggatactgtccaacccaatttgcttggatccaccccagcacttagtacagtgcctggcccattgtaagtgcttaacaaataccatcatcatcattagtattattatggttttCTGATTCTATCTTCACTTGATTGGGTGTGAAAAAGATAGTGCTAATGCCATGTCACTCCATTTCTACAGATTTACCTGATGAGGGTTTGTAATGAGGATTTGGCTTGTTGGAAGATTTGGCTTATTGGAACCTCCCTCACCTCACACTGTGAGTTAAGGTTCTTCACAAACTCCCTGTCTGTTCCTGTCTATTGCCCCTGGGGAACTACTCCAGGCCTGGACAACCCTCAAGTCCCATCTACCCAAGGAGGTCTTGTCAGTTTGAACACTTAGGCTTTACTAATTGTGGTCCAGAAATGTCCTAGACTTCCCCTACCATTTCCCAAGGTTCTCAGGGCCAGGAGGATGAGAGTCCATAGGAATCTTAATCCAGTCCTTTCCTGATCCACACCCACAAGATTCCCAAAATTTGAGGGAGGTGAAATAGTGTTTGGTCATCTCTTCCCAGGTTCAGCTGGGCATCGATTGTTTCAGAAGGTCTTGTTCAATTCCAAAACTTAGCCCACATGGCAAGTGTGTGATCTCTGTCCTGGCTCTCCCCCATGCCATTTCCACCTCTCGGGATGTGTCCCGTGTCATTGCCCGGGTGTTTCACAGCAGAGAATGCACCTCCTCTCCAGGCTGGCCTCAGTAGGCAGTGATGTTATTCCACTTCCAGCGTCAGAATCATAGCCATGTAAGAAGATCTGAACATATGCAGCTTGTACATGGCTCCAGCAGTTATTTCTTGGGCAATAAAAATCACCGTATTTCaacatttctctccatccactggAGCTGTTATTTGTTGACCAACTGAGTTGCAGGCGAGTCAGCAAGCTTGTGGGAAAGCTTGCCCTTTTCCAACATGCATCAATGCAGGTGTATCCAGAGCCCACCTTCCTATCCATTCTGTGGGCCCCCAGAGACAAATGGCAAgaaaagagcatgagcaagaAATTCTGAAGCATAGTTTCCTAAGATTGAAACTGGGCTTGGCTTAACAGAGctatgctgggtgggacatgtgaggagactggatgatagcaggatacccaaacagctgctgcatGGAGAACTGAAACTGGGAAGCCAAAAGCAAAGCGGACAGATGGAGCATTTTAAGGACACGGTAAAACAAATGTCAGACAGTGCCGCATCCTAGCTGaacactgggagtcagttgctaaGGATAGCACACTGCCATCAGGTCAGAAATGACTCTGTTTGAGTCAAAGCTTTATAGGAGAGTCATGGAGGCATCAGAGGCAACAGCACCAGATTCTGAAAAGATTAAACACAACAGCTCAATAAGGGAAACCTTTATGGGTGCTCATTGTGGCTGGGATCCTATATTCTCTTTTGGCCTTTTTACCTGCAAGCACATTTGTAGGTGAACTTCATTTTCAGTGGCGGCATCTGTGATTAGAAAGGACCATTGTATACAAGCTATTGATGCTGCTATGACTATTGGTGAGCAGAACTGGATTTGGAGAATCCCAGTGTGCCATGTGG includes these proteins:
- the LOC120638425 gene encoding solute carrier organic anion transporter family member 3A1-like, with the protein product MQEKKPRGSGGGGGSRSGELQGDETQRNKKKKKKVSCFSNIKIFLVSECALMLAQGTVGAYLVSVLTTLERRFNLQSADVGVIASSFEIGNLALILFVSYFGARGHRPRLIGCGGIVMALGALLSALPEFLTHQYKYESGEIRWGAEGRDVCAANGSTSDEGPDPDLICRNRTATNMMYLLLIGAQVLLGIGATPVQPLGVSYIDDHVRRKDSSLYIGALKKQWKP